A window of Castanea sativa cultivar Marrone di Chiusa Pesio chromosome 8, ASM4071231v1 genomic DNA:
ctaaaactcgagttcctagataaaactcgagtttttaagtcTCGATTTGTAAGTGGTGGTAGCTGATGTGGAAgaaaaatccacgtggaaccacgttgaaatcgagtttttgaaactcgatttgcttttatcatcattttcatcaatttctgAAACTCGCTTGTCCCAGCGCCCAGACGCCCAGACGCTCCATCTCcttcaaaccccaaaccctCTACCGCATCTCATCGGCGGCAGAAAAACCCATCGGCGACCGAGACCGAGACCGAGACCGAGACCGAGAtcgagacagagacagagacagagagcgAGACAGAGAGAGGCGGAGAGACAAGGAGGACCGCGACAGAGACCGAGACCGAGACCGAGTTAGCCGCAGCAAGAGGTCCCGTACACCGGACCGCACGCGAACCTCGCGCCACACGCGGTCCCACACTCGCTCACCGGACCGAAAGCGCCGCCGTCAGCGCAGCGAGTCCACCGACGAGAGGGACCGTCAAAAGGCCGCCGTGTCGGAATTCGTCGACGGCATCGCGAAAGAGCACCAAAAGCTCACTGATCACGGTCTCAAAACAGAAAAGCTCTCGTCCACTGGGATTTTGTTTTTCCCTCATTTCCAGGTAAGGCCAGAAACACTTAGAGAGATTCCGGTAGAAATCGAGTCTGGCGGATTGGGCACTGTTGTGTAAAtctcgagtctcaaagactcgagatctgtgagaaatttttttttgtgccgTTGAACTCGAGTCTATCAGACTCGAGttaaatgtgtttttatttttataaaaattgagtttttaagACTCGAGATCCAGGTGGCATTTTTCTCCACCTCAGCGAGCGCAAAGCGAGCACAAAGCGAGTCTAGAAGACTCGAGTTTTAATGTgaatctcgagtttcaaaaactcgagttgttaGTTTCCTTTATAGTTTCAAACGTTGCCTAACTTACTACATAGATGCCATCCACATGCctaatctgcacattcccccGGTTTTTACAACTTtaacttcttcattttttttctttttttgggtaaattttcaattttaacgtCGACAATTAAGGGTGAAGTCACAATTGTTACACCCATGTCAATTTCCCAACTAATGCGGCTAATAGTTCAGCCCAATTATCCCacttctaaaattatatatttaactttttaaaaactttcttttttttctaaatataagtatattttaacTGAAACCAACTAGCAACTTATATCCAATAATCATGTCCGCTAAACTCGTTAAGATTTAAAGACTGCGTCAAATGATTGTCCCGCGTTTACTATTCACATTTTATCGGTTCTAATACATAAAAACACTAAACACAATCCTTGCTTGCTTTAAGCCactttcaaccaaacaaactaATGCTAAAACTCCGAAGTGAACatgaattatattttgaaaaaattgaaacgAAATGATCCAATTAATTTGATCATGGATTTTctctttagaaaaaaataaatacaataatcCACCATTGATTTAAATGTGAAcattaaatatatgtttttatccAAGCCCCACCCCATTGCTCAAACTCGCATACCATAGTAAACCCCAAACCCTCGtaacaaaaaaaagtaccaCTTCGCCTAGCATGTGCGCATTAATTTGATACACTGTCAATTTGGATATTGGACAATTAAACTTACATTTTAAATGCTCGAATGTATTTTGTACACTACTTGGAAGGAATTTCTctcaataaaagaaagaaattaaaggcTTGTTTAGATCATCATGATTTTGAGTGATATTATTCAGTTTTCATCACTGAATTTTCAAAATGTGGGTCCCACTAGAAAAATCTTATTTGGCTTAGTTTTTGAGCaatgtttccatcactcaaaacttaaatttttgagtgatggatgatagaaactgaaaacaaaattttggtattttcagTTTCTAAAATATTAGTTATGGTGGCAAAAAGTGAGTTATGTGATTAAGTTATATAACCAAACAagaattttgaagtttttgaaataaagtaaaatttgggTTATAAGGTATGagttttgagtttaaattataaGTTAAGTATTAAGTTATAAAAACTAAGTCATGATCAAACTAAACAAGCCTTAAGTGTGCTTcacacaaattaaaaaatcaatttattttattattcagcatatttttactattattaataaactattcgTGAATCAtattgtactattttaattaatatttatttttatctacaatatttttaacaaaaaattttcaatttaaacaaaataaaaatttatttaaaatccacttattttattaaattttaaaaaattttactaaaaatattgtaaataaaaataaaagttatttaaaataatacaatataatttataaataatataataaaatttataaataataataaaaataaactgacAAGATTAAACCCAACCAAATACACAAACAGAATTCAAAACAGAACCTAAAATTCAATAcacatccaaatcattctatTTAAAGGCCATTGAATGTTTACAATCtcacttaaaaataaaacaattgaaaCTCACAAAATATACATGAAACACCaccattcaaaacaaaatttccaGGGAAATAAAATCTAGACTTCAGATGAGTATAACATAATGGAAACACACTCAGAACTAGTTCTCTGCTTGCTTACTAAGAAAATCATAAACCTAGAATCACACATTCAATATATTAGCTTGAGCTACAAATTTTCCAAATTCAAATTATGTAATCAGAGAATTAATCCACTTTCCAAGCAACAAAGATACTAACAGGGAAAATCCACAGCTACAACACAAACAGAATTAAAAAAGCAGCAAATTCCATTTCTTGAATCTGAGAGTGCCAAATTACAGAAATAgaacctaaaaacaaggaacgAAATCCAGACCTACAGGCAAGATctacaaccaccaccacaactaACTAAGTACACAAATCTAATCATAGTCTCAAGATTCTTAACCGCCGAACCCATAGAGAGTCCTTCCTTGCCTCTTCAAGGCATAGACGACATCCATGGCCGTCACGGTCTTCCTCCTTGCGTGCTCAGTGTAGGTCACGGCGTCACGGATCACATTCTCCAAGAAGATCTTGAGGACGCCACGTGTCTCCTCGTAGATCAGACCGCTGATACGCTTCACTCCACCCCTGCGAGCCAAACGACGAATCGCAGGCTTCGTGATTCCCTGGATGTTATCGCGAAGAACCTTACGGTGTCGTTTTGCTCCTCCCTTGCCCAAACCCTTGCCTCCCTTTCCACGCCCagacattttttgaaaaaattgaaagaagaaaaagagttttCTGAGATTTGAGATTAGAAATTGgaattggttttgattttttgatgcGAAAGTGGTGGTGTATGTGTGGGTATTTATAGAGTGGGGGTgttttggatttggggtttgaaGTTTGGGCGGGGATTAATGAGACTCGTTGGATTTCATGGCTTTATCGATGGCTAAGAGACTCGATCCGCGTGACTTGGTGAAGGGCGACGTGACCCGTTGATGAGATTGGAATGGACGGTGAGGAGAGTCGTGAGTGTGGTGATTACGGATTGtgcttttttaaaatagaataaaaaaattttgtgaaatgtgtttgtgtttcttttggCGGGTTTGAGGAGGAGCCAATGTGCAGTGAAATTTTTCGATTTGAGTATTTTGCAAATTTGGGTGGCTGAGGAGGAGCTCGCGGCAGTCGGCACCTATTTACTCTATATTTTGGCTGAAATTGTAAAACCACATCCAAAATTTGTTTACAATAAgtacatattttcaatttttatataaataaatgttaaaatgaaatattatgaTTATTGTTATTACATAAAAGTTTGTTTGCCATTGTGAATAAAAATTACGACAAGGATGGTAAtttcttctctatatattaaaatgattcaaaaagttagttaagattttaaaaaaaatgtaaaaaatactcataatctaattaattaatctttattcttaaaatagagactcttctattttttttataaatgttaatAGTGTTTATTCATCATAATTCAAAATtgctatatttttcaatcacaaaaatatctAGGGACGTAATGAGATTTATGCATTTGtgagtgaaataattttttgttataaatatcaCCATACCCCTagatattttttgtgattgaaaaatatagcaACTTTGAATTATGATGAATAAACACTATTAacatttacacaaaaaatagaaaagcctctaAACACGCACGTGAGCGAGTGCTTAAAGGCTAGTTTGCAATAACGgcatatggtttttttttttttaacaaataaacatgtgtttgttttaagttttttaaataaatggataaagtaatttgaaaaccATTAGGAGAGTGGTCCTCTTTTGTTGGCAATATTTTAGTAAGaattaaagatatatttttaccaagttGCCCTTGCTTAAACGCAGGCTCTAGGAgcattttgggaaaaaaatccggtccaaaTAGGGGAAGCCCCTTATATAGTAGTCtagaaaaatagggttaaaattataattcaaaaaaattcaaaaacaagaagaaaaaaaactaccaaataaactttttttcctaaaaataagCATACTCTCTATCTAAAACATATCTCATGTACgtttcatacaaatttttttcctaaaaactagcaCACACTAAACCCAGCAATTTACttcatttcaaatcctaaattttagttttataaaaatctcTTCCTGTATAGCCTCACCaacaatagataaattcaaattgaaaaattatattaaactcaaaataaaaaaaagaatcttaTCTCACATGCGAAGcgtgtgtgatgaggctagtttttattattgggaatcaaatatgttgtataaataattaaatctttTCATAAGTTTGGTTAGgagttgtaagttgtaacattaTAATAAACcttactatttatttttgtagatgcttatttttttagaagcccAGCAGGAGGAAAAACCCAAAGACATGGGAAGAAAAGAGTGAGATGGAAATACCATTAAGCCAaaatggcaggaataatggatcacgggtccataaaataaacaaatggaccctgaagaagtaaatgggcctaagaagactcgaaagaaaaaaatagcaaaCTCATGGGCAGTATGGATAAGTGAGAATAGGTCACAGCTGTCACAGCAAACCCAAAACAAtgtaacgctctgtttgtttcgctGAAAAACTATCTATatagatagttttccacattttccagtgtttggtagcataaaaaaaatttagtcaaaggaaaactatctttagtcaatggaaaaccctaataaaaataaggcttattttctaTGGAatgttttccaattttttttttttggaaaacaatctctccctCAGCGTCACATCTCTCCTATAAATactatctttttctttactctctctaGCCGCGGGAAACAACTATTTCTAGCGCCTACTCTGTATCACAGTCTCACGGTAAGCTTTCaattttctccttctctttgctttttctctcctttcttaTTCTCACTGTCTCTCCCACTCTGGTCCCTCCTCTTTTCACAGatctctctctatctatctCTCACAGTCAGCAACTCTTCCTTGCACTGGTAATATTTCATTCTTCTCTACAAAAACCCCAATTTTATAGTTTGCTTTGGCATT
This region includes:
- the LOC142607447 gene encoding histone H4; translation: MSGRGKGGKGLGKGGAKRHRKVLRDNIQGITKPAIRRLARRGGVKRISGLIYEETRGVLKIFLENVIRDAVTYTEHARRKTVTAMDVVYALKRQGRTLYGFGG